The following proteins come from a genomic window of Parambassis ranga chromosome 4, fParRan2.1, whole genome shotgun sequence:
- the xxylt1 gene encoding xyloside xylosyltransferase 1, which produces MGFLRLLVRIMSRISTFRSYQFVLLLAAAFAVVAFYYFGSERQNFSSTTKRIKQTQASHNTNRNDADLTVDTRLLHTAGSEEQDVDVASNGYGSRNNKGGDQHYHALMMFTKVDKSRSLQDKFRVGMLSMVKHGRFLDGEVLVLHFVCDQASQELGEKMLQEFLLDATFKYEVLFHDVVALTQKLFPIVEAMQKLFSAGSGAYYSDSIFFLSVAMHHIMPESLMRIVQLDLDLKYRTNIRDLFQEFERFPPGAVIGIAREMQPVYRHTFWQYRKENPQTKVGEPPPDGLPGFNSGVMLLDLAAMRASAVYNQLLEPNNVAKLADQYRFRGHLGDQDFFTMIGMEHPELFHSLACGWNRQLCTWWRDHGYGDVFQLYYRCDGPAYIYHGNCNSPIPDD; this is translated from the exons ATGGGCTTCCTAAGACTGCTTGTCAGAATCATGAGTAGGATCAGCACATTCAGGTCATATCAGTTTGTGCTTCTCCTGGCTGCAGCATTTGCTGTTGTAGCTTTTTACTACTTTGGCTCCGAGAGGCAGAACTTCTCCAGCACCACAAAGAGGATCAAGCAGACTCAGGCCagccacaacacaaacagaaatgatGCGGACCTCACTGTGGACACTCGGCTTTTGCACACAGCAGGATCAGAAGAGCAGGATGTAGACGTAGCGAGCAACGGTTATGGGTCCAGGAACAATAAGGGTGGCGACCAACATTACCACGCACTCATGATGTTCACTAAGGTGGACAAGAGCCGCAGTCTACAGGATAAATTCAGAGTGGGCATGTTGTCCATGGTAAAACATGGACGCTTCCTGGATGGAGAAGTGTTGgttcttcattttgtttgtgaCCAGGCCAGCCAAGAACTGGGAGAGAAGATGCTGCAGGAGTTTCTCTTAGACGCTACGTTTAAATACGAG GTGTTGTTTCATGATGTGGTGGCTCTAACACAAAAGCTCTTCCCTATTGTGGAGGCAATGCAGAAGCTTTTCAGCGCTGGCTCTGGGGCTTACTACAGCgactccatcttcttcctgtctgttgCCATGCATCACATCATGCCTGAAA GTCTGATGCGCATAGTGCAGCTTGACCTGGACCTCAAATACAGGACCAACATCAGAGACCTTTTCCAAGAATTTGAGCGGTTTCCACCAGGAGCGGTAATAGGCATCGCCAGAGAGATGCAGCCAGTTTACAG ACACACCTTCTGGCAGTACCGTAAGGAGAACCCTCAGACCAAAGTTGGAGAACCTCCTCCTGATGGCCTCCCAGGCTTCAACAGCGGCGTCATGTTATTGGACCTTGCCGCCATGAGGGCCTCAGCTGTCTATAACCAGCTGTTGGAGCCCAACAATGTGGCCAAACTGGCAGACCAGTACCGATTTAGAGGCCATCTTGGTGACCAGGACTTCTTCACCATGATAGGCATGGAGCATCCAGAATTGTTTCATTCCCTGGCCTGCGGCTGGAACCGGCAGCTGTGCACCTGGTGGAGAGACCACGGATATGGAGATGTGTTTCAGTTGTATTATCGCTGTGACGGACCTGCCTATATCTACCATGGAAACTGTAATTCCCCAATACCAGATgactga